A genome region from Heyndrickxia acidicola includes the following:
- a CDS encoding C39 family peptidase produces MLNRNIQKPLIFIVLLLFWLTTSQTQAAAKTSNPLNVPILNQLAAPRLYNGCEITSLTMMMNYNSVNVNKLQLANQVSYVPFRYNNGLRGNPNVGFVGDMVHGPGLAVYHQPIYNLTKRYVGRRAQDLTGRSITDIYKKIDEGSPVWVITTTSFAPVYNFQYWYTPQGTIRVTFSEHSVLLTGYSKYYVYVNDPYGYKNRRLNRTSFEAAWVQMGRQAVVIN; encoded by the coding sequence ATGTTGAATAGAAACATCCAAAAACCGCTCATTTTTATTGTCCTTTTGCTCTTCTGGTTAACAACTAGCCAAACGCAAGCAGCAGCCAAAACGTCCAACCCATTAAATGTTCCGATCCTCAACCAATTAGCAGCTCCAAGGTTATATAACGGTTGTGAGATTACAAGTTTAACAATGATGATGAATTACAACAGTGTGAATGTTAACAAACTTCAGTTGGCAAACCAAGTTTCTTATGTACCGTTTCGGTATAACAATGGCTTAAGAGGTAACCCAAATGTAGGTTTCGTAGGAGATATGGTACACGGACCTGGTTTAGCAGTTTATCATCAACCAATTTATAACTTGACGAAACGGTACGTAGGGCGTCGCGCCCAAGATTTAACTGGTCGCTCAATAACGGACATCTACAAGAAGATAGATGAAGGTTCCCCTGTCTGGGTCATTACCACAACTAGCTTTGCACCTGTATATAATTTTCAATATTGGTATACGCCACAAGGGACCATTCGCGTCACGTTCAGCGAACACAGTGTTTTGTTAACGGGTTATAGCAAGTATTATGTATATGTAAATGATCCATATGGTTATAAAAACCGTCGATTGAATCGCACTTCTTTTGAAGCTGCTTGGGTACAAATGGGGAGACAAGCAGTAGTTATCAACTAA
- a CDS encoding aspartyl-phosphate phosphatase Spo0E family protein, translating to MTILRETVKFKNQIFDLKQKLIYSEKETGYTHPKTIKYSNKLDKLIHRFQSLTKNKFEAS from the coding sequence ATGACAATATTAAGAGAAACAGTCAAATTTAAAAATCAAATTTTCGACTTAAAACAAAAACTAATATATTCTGAAAAAGAGACTGGGTACACTCACCCAAAAACGATTAAATATAGTAATAAATTAGACAAGCTAATTCATAGATTTCAATCCCTAACCAAAAATAAATTTGAAGCGTCCTAA
- a CDS encoding amino acid permease has product MGKKELNRGLQSRHIQMIALGGTIGVGLFMGSASAIQWTGPSVLLAYMIAGVFIFFIMRAMGEMLYLEPSTGSFATFGYKYIHPMAGYLAAWSNWFQWVVVGMSEIIAVGTYMQYWFPNLPAWIPGLIAFVILGAANLVSVKSFGEFEFWFSLVKVITIVLMILAGLGIIFFGFGNGGTAIGLSNLWKHGGFFTGGWSGFFFALSLVIAAYQGVELIGITAGEAKEPQKTLTKATQSIIWRILIFYIGSIFVIVTVYPWNQLHSLGSPFVATFAKVGITVAAGIINFVVITSAMSGCNSGIYSAGRMLYTLGVNGQAPTVFTKLSKNGVPLLGTIGVLVGLAVGVVLSYIAPKNLFVYVYSASVLPGMIPWFVILISQIQFRKMNDAKGITHPFKMPFAPLSNYITIAFLVMVLIGMWFNKDTRVSLIAGIVFLFVISISFFGFKNRQQKVGNSVRL; this is encoded by the coding sequence ATGGGGAAAAAAGAATTGAATAGAGGCTTGCAGTCACGGCACATACAAATGATTGCCTTGGGAGGGACCATTGGGGTTGGGTTATTTATGGGCTCTGCCAGTGCGATTCAGTGGACAGGTCCGTCTGTCCTTTTAGCGTATATGATAGCCGGAGTTTTTATCTTTTTTATTATGCGTGCAATGGGAGAAATGCTATATCTTGAACCAAGCACAGGTTCATTTGCTACATTTGGGTACAAGTATATTCATCCAATGGCAGGATATCTGGCTGCATGGAGCAACTGGTTTCAATGGGTGGTTGTGGGGATGTCGGAAATCATTGCAGTTGGGACCTATATGCAGTATTGGTTCCCGAATTTGCCGGCCTGGATTCCAGGATTAATTGCCTTTGTCATACTTGGAGCAGCCAACTTAGTTTCTGTGAAATCATTTGGCGAATTTGAATTCTGGTTTTCGTTAGTCAAAGTCATCACCATTGTATTAATGATTCTAGCAGGATTGGGAATTATCTTTTTTGGGTTTGGGAATGGCGGAACGGCCATCGGATTATCAAATCTTTGGAAACATGGTGGGTTTTTTACAGGCGGCTGGTCAGGATTCTTTTTCGCTTTATCCCTTGTCATTGCAGCCTATCAAGGGGTTGAATTAATTGGAATTACAGCGGGAGAGGCGAAAGAACCGCAAAAAACATTGACAAAAGCCACTCAAAGTATTATCTGGCGTATTTTAATCTTTTATATTGGTTCGATTTTTGTCATTGTGACAGTCTATCCATGGAATCAGCTTCATTCCTTGGGCAGTCCGTTTGTTGCCACTTTTGCAAAGGTAGGGATTACCGTAGCGGCTGGCATAATAAACTTTGTGGTCATTACGTCAGCCATGTCAGGCTGTAACAGTGGTATTTACAGCGCAGGCCGCATGCTTTATACATTAGGAGTAAATGGACAAGCACCAACTGTCTTTACCAAGCTTTCTAAAAATGGCGTTCCATTATTAGGTACGATTGGTGTCCTTGTTGGTCTTGCAGTAGGCGTTGTTTTAAGCTATATTGCACCCAAAAATTTATTTGTCTATGTATACAGTGCAAGTGTACTTCCTGGAATGATTCCTTGGTTTGTGATTTTGATAAGCCAAATACAATTTCGAAAAATGAATGATGCGAAAGGGATCACACATCCTTTTAAAATGCCTTTTGCGCCTTTATCAAACTACATCACCATTGCTTTTTTAGTGATGGTATTGATTGGTATGTGGTTTAATAAGGACACACGTGTCTCCCTTATTGCAGGGATTGTCTTCTTATTCGTCATTTCCATTAGTTTTTTTGGTTTTAAAAACAGGCAGCAAAAAGTCGGCAATTCGGTTCGTTTGTAG